Proteins from a genomic interval of Capsicum annuum cultivar UCD-10X-F1 chromosome 4, UCD10Xv1.1, whole genome shotgun sequence:
- the LOC124897844 gene encoding leucine-rich repeat protein 1-like, producing MVSSAMNQTNNTTDQLALLSLKSQIISDPFHFLDESWSPAISVCHWVRVACGSRRDFGNLTFLVSLDLGNDNFHGNLPQEVTRLRRLMFLDLSFNNFRGEVPSWFGFLHQLQVTNIRNNSFTGSVPSSFSNMSTLETLNLNSNCIEGQIPKVI from the coding sequence ATGGTTAGTTCAGCCATGAACCAAACAAACAATACCACTGATCAATTAGCtcttctttctttaaaatctCAAATCATTTCCGACCCCTTTcacttcttggatgaaagttggTCTCCGGCTATTTCTGTTTGCCATTGGGTGCGAGTCGCTTGTGGTTCTCGCCGTGATTTTGGAAACCTCacatttcttgtttctcttgacttGGGAAACGATAACTTCCATGGAAATTTGCCTCAAGAAGTGACACGCTTGCGTCGTCTTATGTTTCTTGATTTAAGTTTCAACAACTTCAGAGGGGAGGTTCCTTCTTGGTTTGGGTTTTTACATCAACTTCAAGTTACTAATATTAGAAATAATAGTTTCACTGGTTCCGTCCCTTCTTCATTTTCTAATATGTCCACACTTGAGACTTTGAATCTGAATTCCAATTGCATTGAGGGACAAATACCAAAAGTGATTTGA